In the Silurus meridionalis isolate SWU-2019-XX chromosome 6, ASM1480568v1, whole genome shotgun sequence genome, one interval contains:
- the vps4b gene encoding vacuolar protein sorting-associated protein 4B isoform X1 produces MEPTNLQKAIAIATRASQEDDAGNYEEAIKSYQHAVKYFLHIVKREPQGKEGNQKIREKCSQYLDRAEKLQEYLDEKQKAIDLASKAALEDKAQNYDEALKLYQHAVQYFLHVIKYEAQGEKAKQSIRAKCAEYLDRAEKLKEYLKKKEKAPAKPVKESQSDEKGNESDEGEDPEKKKFQNQLSGAIVMEKPNIQWNDVAGLEGAKEALKEAVILPIKFPHLFTGKRTPWRGILLFGPPGTGKSYLAKAVATEANNSTFFSISSSDLVSKWLGESEKLVKNLFELAREHNPSIIFIDEIDSLCGSRSENESEAARRIKTEFLVQMQGVGNDNKGILVLGATNIPWTLDSAIRRRFEKRIYIPLPEEHARSFMFKLHLGTTPNSLSDADYVTLGKKTEGYSGADISVIVRDALMQPVRKVQSSTHFKRVRGPSRDDPKVILDDLLTPCSPGDPQAIEMTWMEVPGDKLLEPVVSMPDMLRSLANTKPTVNEHDLEKLKKFTEDFGQEG; encoded by the exons ATGGAGCCGACTAACTTACAG AAAGCCATTGCGATTGCCACCAGAGCCTCGCAAGAGGACGACGCTGGGAATTACGAGGAGGCCATCAAGTCCTACCAACATGCCGTGAAGTACTTTCTGCACATCGTAAAAC gtGAGCCTCAGGGGAAAGAAGGAAACCAGAAGATCCGAGAGAAGTGCTCTCAGTACCTGGATCGAGCTGAAAAGCTGCAGGAATATCTGGATGAGAAACAG AAAGCTATAGATCTGGCCAGCAAGGCAGCGCTGGAGGACAAGGCGCAGAACTACGACGAGGCCCTGAAGCTCTACCAACACGCCGTTCAGTACTTCCTACATGTCATTAAAT atGAAGCTCAGGGGGAAAAAGCCAAACAGAGCATCAGAGCCAAGTGTGCGGAGTACCTGGACCGAGCCGAGAAGCTGAAGGAGTACctaaagaagaaggagaaggctCCGGCTAAACCCGTCAAGGAGTCGCAGTCTGATgagaaagg AAATGAGAGTGATGAGGGAGAAGATCCAGAGAAGAAGAAATTCCAGAACCAACTCTCAG GGGCCATCGTCATGGAGAAACCGAACATCCAGTGGAACGACGTTGCTGGACTTGAAGGCGCCAAAGAAGCTCTAAAGGAAGCCGTTATTCTGCCCATTAAGTTTCCACACTTGTTCACAG GTAAACGCACTCCGTGGAGAGGGATCCTGCTCTTCGGCCCCCCGGGAACTGGAAAGTCTTACCTGGCCAAGGCCGTGGCTACTGAGGCCAACAACTCcaccttcttctccatctcctcctcGGACCTGGTGTCCAAGTGGCTGGGAGAAAGTGAGAA GCTGGTGAAGAACCTGTTTGAGCTGGCCAGGGAGCACAATCCGTCCATCATCTTCATAGACGAGATCGACTCCCTGTGCGGCTCCAGGAGTGAGAATGAGAGCGAGGCGGCTCGCAGGATCAAGACCGAGTTCCTGGTGCAGATGCAGG GTGTCGGGAACGACAACAAGGGAATCCTGGTGCTCGGAGCCACCAACATCCCGTGGACGCTCGACTCGGCCATCAGGAGACG attcgAGAAGCGTATCTACATCCCGCTGCCGGAGGAACACGCGCGCTCCTTCATGTTTAAGTTGCACCTGGGCACCACCCCCAACAGCCTGAGCGACGCCGACTACGTCACGCTGGGCAAGAAGACCGAGGGCTACTCAGGCGCCGACATCAGCGTCATAGTGCGCGACGCTCTCATGCAGCCTGTGAGGAAAGTGCAGTCCTCCACGCACTTCAAACGA gtaCGAGGACCTTCCAGAGACGACCCCAAAGTGATCCTGGATGACCTCCTAACCCCGTGCTCTCCCGGAGATCCTCAGGCCATTGAGATGACGTGGATGGAGGTTCCCGGAGATAAACTCCTGGAGCCTGTGGTTAGCATG CCGGACATGTTGCGATCGCTGGCCAACACGAAGCCCACGGTGAACGAGCACGATCTGGAGAAGCTCAAGAAGTTCACAGAGGATTTTGGTCAGGAGGGTTGA
- the vps4b gene encoding vacuolar protein sorting-associated protein 4B isoform X2: MATNNNLQKAIDLASKAALEDKAQNYDEALKLYQHAVQYFLHVIKYEAQGEKAKQSIRAKCAEYLDRAEKLKEYLKKKEKAPAKPVKESQSDEKGNESDEGEDPEKKKFQNQLSGAIVMEKPNIQWNDVAGLEGAKEALKEAVILPIKFPHLFTGKRTPWRGILLFGPPGTGKSYLAKAVATEANNSTFFSISSSDLVSKWLGESEKLVKNLFELAREHNPSIIFIDEIDSLCGSRSENESEAARRIKTEFLVQMQGVGNDNKGILVLGATNIPWTLDSAIRRRFEKRIYIPLPEEHARSFMFKLHLGTTPNSLSDADYVTLGKKTEGYSGADISVIVRDALMQPVRKVQSSTHFKRVRGPSRDDPKVILDDLLTPCSPGDPQAIEMTWMEVPGDKLLEPVVSMPDMLRSLANTKPTVNEHDLEKLKKFTEDFGQEG, translated from the exons ATGGCTACCAACAACAACTTGCAG AAAGCTATAGATCTGGCCAGCAAGGCAGCGCTGGAGGACAAGGCGCAGAACTACGACGAGGCCCTGAAGCTCTACCAACACGCCGTTCAGTACTTCCTACATGTCATTAAAT atGAAGCTCAGGGGGAAAAAGCCAAACAGAGCATCAGAGCCAAGTGTGCGGAGTACCTGGACCGAGCCGAGAAGCTGAAGGAGTACctaaagaagaaggagaaggctCCGGCTAAACCCGTCAAGGAGTCGCAGTCTGATgagaaagg AAATGAGAGTGATGAGGGAGAAGATCCAGAGAAGAAGAAATTCCAGAACCAACTCTCAG GGGCCATCGTCATGGAGAAACCGAACATCCAGTGGAACGACGTTGCTGGACTTGAAGGCGCCAAAGAAGCTCTAAAGGAAGCCGTTATTCTGCCCATTAAGTTTCCACACTTGTTCACAG GTAAACGCACTCCGTGGAGAGGGATCCTGCTCTTCGGCCCCCCGGGAACTGGAAAGTCTTACCTGGCCAAGGCCGTGGCTACTGAGGCCAACAACTCcaccttcttctccatctcctcctcGGACCTGGTGTCCAAGTGGCTGGGAGAAAGTGAGAA GCTGGTGAAGAACCTGTTTGAGCTGGCCAGGGAGCACAATCCGTCCATCATCTTCATAGACGAGATCGACTCCCTGTGCGGCTCCAGGAGTGAGAATGAGAGCGAGGCGGCTCGCAGGATCAAGACCGAGTTCCTGGTGCAGATGCAGG GTGTCGGGAACGACAACAAGGGAATCCTGGTGCTCGGAGCCACCAACATCCCGTGGACGCTCGACTCGGCCATCAGGAGACG attcgAGAAGCGTATCTACATCCCGCTGCCGGAGGAACACGCGCGCTCCTTCATGTTTAAGTTGCACCTGGGCACCACCCCCAACAGCCTGAGCGACGCCGACTACGTCACGCTGGGCAAGAAGACCGAGGGCTACTCAGGCGCCGACATCAGCGTCATAGTGCGCGACGCTCTCATGCAGCCTGTGAGGAAAGTGCAGTCCTCCACGCACTTCAAACGA gtaCGAGGACCTTCCAGAGACGACCCCAAAGTGATCCTGGATGACCTCCTAACCCCGTGCTCTCCCGGAGATCCTCAGGCCATTGAGATGACGTGGATGGAGGTTCCCGGAGATAAACTCCTGGAGCCTGTGGTTAGCATG CCGGACATGTTGCGATCGCTGGCCAACACGAAGCCCACGGTGAACGAGCACGATCTGGAGAAGCTCAAGAAGTTCACAGAGGATTTTGGTCAGGAGGGTTGA